GGCGGGGAAGATCGAGTTCCGGGTGGACAAGAGCGGGATCGTCCACGCCCCGATCGGCAAGAAGTCGTTCGGCGCGGACGCGCTCGAGCAGAACCTGCAAGCGTTCATGGAGGCGATCGTGCGGGCCAAGCCGCCGGCGGCGAAGGGCCACTACATCCGGTCGGTGACCGTCTCGAGCACGATGGGGCCCGGCGTGCCGCTGGATCCGGCGGTGTTCGCATGATCCGGACCAAGGCGCAGAAGCAGGAGCTCGTGACGGCGCTGGCGACGCGGCTGCGGCGCTCGCCCACGGTGTATGTGACCGACTTCACGGGCCTCGACGTCGCGAAGATCACGCAGCTGCGGCGCCGCCTGCGGCAGGCGGGGACCGAGTTCGTGGTCGTCAAAAACACGCTCGCGCTGCGCGCCTTCGGCGACGCGCAGGTGGCGGGGCTCGAGTCACACCTCGCTGGTCCCACGGGGCTGGTGCTCGCTGGGGCGGATCCGGTCGCGGCGGCGAAGGTGCTGGCCGACTTCGCCCGGGAATTCGAGAAGCCCGCCATCAAGGCGGGACTGGTGG
This portion of the Candidatus Methylomirabilota bacterium genome encodes:
- a CDS encoding 50S ribosomal protein L1, producing AGKIEFRVDKSGIVHAPIGKKSFGADALEQNLQAFMEAIVRAKPPAAKGHYIRSVTVSSTMGPGVPLDPAVFA
- the rplJ gene encoding 50S ribosomal protein L10 — translated: MIRTKAQKQELVTALATRLRRSPTVYVTDFTGLDVAKITQLRRRLRQAGTEFVVVKNTLALRAFGDAQVAGLESHLAGPTGLVLAGADPVAAAKVLADFAREFEKPAIKAGLVDGKAVTPEQVKRLASLPSRTELLAQVGGTLQAPLASFVGALNGLLLNVVGALEALRTKRAASAGAAS